From Streptomyces sp. NBC_00775, one genomic window encodes:
- a CDS encoding YibE/F family protein produces MTTTQQSPFPPSEPPRGPGSGDGRGHAPAGGGHGPGPGDGHGPGNGHGHGPGGGHGHSHSHSHGPATPVSKHLRKVIAAVLIPFAAAVVVGLVVLWPGGAPSHERTGVGFDRQTQQATVTKVVKVDCKSVNASGETATGDTSTAEGSSAQQQATGDCKKATIRVDTGKDKGRTFTEIVQPDQSRQLHEGEKVVVAYEPSAPKDLQYSVTDVNRKLPMALLAGIFALVVVVVGRMRGIMALVALAVSFLILTFFILPAILQGSNPLIVAVVGASAIMLIALYMCHGLSARTSVAVIGTLLSLLLIGVLGSEFIGWAALTGNTDDNTGLIHGLYPSIDMSGLLLAGVIIGSLGVLDDVTVTQTSAVWELHEANPTMGWRGLYRAGIRIGRDHIASVVNTLVLAYAGAALPLLLLFSIAQSSVGTVANSELVAEEIVRTLVGSIGLVASVPVTTVLAALVVSADRPETAAGPVEPSGSRTPARGGKGRRRKR; encoded by the coding sequence GTGACCACGACACAGCAGTCCCCGTTCCCACCGTCCGAGCCGCCGCGCGGACCCGGTTCCGGTGACGGCCGCGGGCATGCTCCGGCCGGTGGCGGCCATGGCCCCGGACCCGGCGACGGTCACGGACCAGGCAACGGGCACGGCCACGGTCCCGGCGGCGGGCACGGCCACTCGCACAGTCACAGCCATGGCCCCGCCACCCCTGTGTCCAAGCATCTGCGCAAGGTCATCGCCGCGGTGCTGATCCCCTTTGCGGCGGCGGTCGTCGTGGGTCTTGTGGTGTTGTGGCCCGGCGGCGCTCCCTCTCACGAGCGCACCGGCGTCGGCTTCGACCGGCAGACCCAGCAGGCGACGGTCACCAAGGTCGTCAAGGTGGACTGCAAGTCCGTGAACGCCTCGGGGGAGACCGCGACGGGCGACACCTCTACCGCCGAGGGCTCCTCCGCGCAGCAGCAGGCGACGGGCGACTGCAAGAAGGCGACGATCCGGGTCGACACCGGCAAGGACAAGGGCCGTACGTTCACCGAGATCGTCCAGCCCGACCAGTCGCGGCAGTTGCACGAGGGCGAGAAGGTCGTGGTCGCGTACGAGCCCTCCGCGCCCAAGGATCTCCAGTACTCGGTCACCGATGTGAACCGGAAGCTCCCCATGGCCCTGCTCGCCGGGATCTTCGCACTGGTTGTCGTCGTGGTGGGCCGGATGCGCGGCATCATGGCGCTGGTCGCGCTGGCCGTCAGCTTCCTGATCCTGACGTTCTTCATCCTGCCCGCGATCCTGCAGGGCTCGAATCCGCTGATCGTGGCGGTCGTCGGAGCCAGCGCCATCATGCTGATCGCGCTCTACATGTGCCACGGCCTCTCCGCCCGTACATCGGTGGCGGTGATCGGCACGCTGCTCTCGCTGCTGCTGATCGGTGTGCTCGGCTCCGAATTCATCGGCTGGGCGGCACTGACCGGCAACACCGACGACAACACCGGCCTGATCCACGGCCTGTACCCGTCCATCGACATGAGCGGTCTGCTGCTCGCGGGCGTCATCATCGGTTCGCTCGGTGTGCTCGACGATGTGACGGTGACGCAGACGTCCGCGGTCTGGGAGCTGCACGAGGCGAACCCCACGATGGGCTGGCGCGGCCTGTACCGCGCGGGCATCCGTATCGGCCGCGACCACATCGCGTCGGTCGTCAACACCCTCGTCCTGGCGTACGCGGGCGCCGCGCTGCCGCTGCTGCTGCTCTTCTCGATCGCCCAGAGCAGCGTGGGCACGGTCGCCAACAGCGAACTGGTCGCCGAGGAAATCGTGCGCACCCTGGTCGGCTCGATCGGTCTGGTCGCCTCGGTGCCGGTAACCACCGTGCTGGCCGCCCTGGTGGTCTCCGCGGACCGCCCGGAGACCGCGGCCGGCCCTGTGGAGCCCTCCGGGTCCAGGACGCCGGCACGCGGCGGGAAGGGCCGCCGCCGCAAGCGCTGA